In Eriocheir sinensis breed Jianghai 21 chromosome 45, ASM2467909v1, whole genome shotgun sequence, the following proteins share a genomic window:
- the LOC126980793 gene encoding uncharacterized protein LOC126980793: MASTQWAVALLLALTAALTHAEPAPDALADPDPTKGGGGGRRQSYGRMMYRPVMMMRSYGGGGGGGKGGGFGGGKGGGKGGGFGGGYGGGRARTFGGGKGGLFGGGKGGGKGGGFRGGYGGGGGKGGGFGGGKGGGGGYGGGGGKGGGFGGGKGGLFGGGFGGGKGGGGGYGGGGGGGKGGGGKGGLFGGGFGGGKGGGGGYGGGGGGGKGGGGKGGGLFGGGKGGLFGGGFGGGKGGEIVH; encoded by the exons ATGGCGTCG ACCCAGTGGGCGGTGGCCCTCCTGCTGGCCCTGACGGCGGCGCTCACCCATGCCGAGCCCGCCCCCGATGCCCTGGCCGATCCtgaccccaccaagggaggaggcggcggaaggCGGCAGAGCTATGGGCGCATGATGTACCGGCCCGTCATGATGATGCGAAgctacggcggcggcggcggcggcggcaagggAGGCGGTTTTGGCGGAGGAAAGGGCGGAGGAAAGGGCGGAGGCTTCGGTGGAGGctacggaggaggaagagcgagaaCCTTCGGCGGAGGAAAAGGTGGATTATTCGGcggaggcaaag GAGGTGGGAAAGGAGGTGGATTCCGCGGTGGgtacggaggtggaggaggcaaggGCGGTGGATTTGGAGGAggcaagggtggaggaggaggatatggaggtggaggaggcaaggGCGGTGGATTTGGAGGTGGTAAGGGTGGCCTATTTGGAGGTGGATTCGGTGGAggcaagggaggtggaggaggatacggaggaggcggtggaggtggcaAGGGTGGAGGTGGTAAGGGAGGCCTATTTGGAGGTGGATTCGGTGGAggcaagggaggtggaggaggatacgGAGGGGGCGGTGGAGGTGGCAAGGGTGGAGGTGGCAAGGGTGGTGGTCTGTTTGGAGGTGGCAAGGGTGGTCTATTTGGAGGTGGATtcggtggaggaaaaggaggtg AAATCGTCCACTAA
- the LOC126980689 gene encoding uncharacterized protein LOC126980689 — translation MEKILDEWTPYASINHIEAGRWHTPRAGLRGRGGLGGRGEFIGLGAITLSGKSEIGASNPKRGLAGGSLVQRKEYIGRREKENGFGDLYGNERGGEMRGVTGSNRHTFPEGDRRDTRARHKTITSGDQGDGRESSVDYRGGQPWRYRQDKVPTIRRNHYGSVEDKIMRRRDELQVTTARTPTQHRTNWLTEATIRKLEDYHSDNLSDVSYTTRKTALSVPKAKIPVDHVPLASREEMNTYKPRRPPFDLQKEKEHGEEGEGKRVEQQEVEEEEEYGFVKRGILFWDAERRRREEESEKKVLKAKWTEKEPDKCVREEEWIYKEQDTVWVAKADRNIRMKNQRERKLEAERMFTENKRVKDMRERKYETRKANKTPGNYWRIGYGDRGLNKELKVVRISDEQLTSF, via the coding sequence ATGGAAAAGATCCTCGATGAGTGGACTCCATATGCCTCCATCAACCACATAGAGGCAGGCCGCTGGCACACTCCCAGGGCGGGGCTGCGTGGGCGTGGTGGACTGGGCGGGCGTGGTGAATTCATCGGCCTCGGTGCCATTACTTTGAGTGGAAAGAGTGAAATTGGAGCCAGTAACCCGAAGAGGGGGCTAGCTGGAGGGAGTTTGGTCCAGCGCAAAGAATATATCGggcggagagaaaaagagaatggattTGGGGACCTGTACGGCAAcgaaagagggggagaaatgcGTGGGGTTACAGGTAGCAACAGACACACCTTTCCTGAGGGAGATCGAAGAGACACCCGGGCGAGACACAAAACAATTACGTCTGGAGACCAAGGTGACGGTAGGGAGAGCAGTGTGGACTACAGGGGAGGGCAGCCTTGGCGGTACAGACAAGACAAAGTGCCGACGATTAGGAGAAACCACTATGGCAGCGTCGAGGACAAGATCATGAGGCGGCGGGATGAGCTGCAGGTGACGACGGCGAGAACCCCAACACAACATCGAACCAACTGGCTGACGGAGGCGACCATAAGAAAACTGGAAGACTATCATAGTGACAACTTGTCCGACGTCAGCTACACGACCAGGAAAACGGCGCTAAGCGTTCCAAAAGCAAAAATTCCGGTTGATCACGTACCTTTGGCCAGCAGGGAAGAAATGAACACATACAAGCCCCGAAGACCTCCATTTGACctgcaaaaagagaaagaacatggtgaggaaggggaaggaaagagagtggagcagcaggaggtggaggaggaggaggaatatgggtTTGTCAAGCGTGGGATATTATTCTGGGAcgctgaaaggaggaggagggaggaagaaagtgagaaaaaagtgCTTAAGGCAAAGTGGACAGAGAAAGAGCCTGACAAATGcgtgagggaagaagaatggattTACAAAGAACAAGACACAGTGTGGGTCGCCAAGGCTGACAGGAATATCAGGATGAAaaatcaaagagagagaaaactggaggcTGAGAGGATGTTCACCGAAAACAAAAGAGTGAAAGAcatgagggaaagaaagtatgAGACACGGAAGGCCAACAAGACTCCGGGGAACTATTGGAGGATTGGCTACGGCGACCGAGGACTCAACAAGGAGCTGAAGGTTGTGAGGATCAGTGACGAGCAATTGACAAGCTTCTGA